From the genome of Sinanaerobacter sp. ZZT-01:
TGCCGCTGCCCGATTAATGACAACTTTAGATGAAGCATTGGATACGATTATTAATCGAATGGGAACTGTAGGTTTATAAATAGGAGGATAATACCATGAGAGTTACAACACAATCTATTACACGAAACTACAACAGTGGCTTACAACGTGTTCTTAGAAATCTAAATACATCAAGAGAAAAAGTAACCACAAAAAGAAAATATTTAAAAGGATCTGAATCACCTGCAGATGCTGCAAAAGCATATCGTCTGCGTCGTGAGATGTCAAGGACGGAAAATTATTTATCCAATGTACAAAATGTACAATCTACTTTTGAGAATATTGAAAGCAGCATGATGACTATATCCAAATATGCTGATGATGTCTATTTAAAAGCAATTGAAGTGAATGGAACTATTTCTAAAAATCAAGATCAGCGAGCAATTATCGCTAGAGAAATCCGTGGAATTCAAGAAGCTGCTGTTATGGAATTAAATGCAAAATTTGAAGGCGAATACCTCTTCGGAGGAAGTAGTACACAAGGACTTCCCTTTGCATTATCTGATAGTGGAAGGCTCACCTTCCGTGGAATCGATGTCGATGCAGCCGAAGGAACTGCGGATTACGATACCTTAAAAGAAATGGTTAATGAAAAAATATTTATTGATCTTGGTTTCGGATTAACTTTGGATTCAAATAACCAAGTAGAAGAAAGCAGTGCCTTTAACACAGCAATGCCTGGTATCAAGTTCTTAGGCTTTGGTAAAGATGGAAATGGCCTTTCCAATAATCTAATTAATACAATGGATGATATTGCTGATTTGTTAGAATCCAGCAATTTTAGTACGGAAAACCTAAAAACATACACCGATAAATTGGAAACAGAACGTACAAATATACTCATTAATGTGACCCAGCTTGGCAGCACCACTACATTTTTGGAAAATACAAAAAACCGGCTTGAAAACAATGAATATAGCTTAAATAACAATATTGAAAAGACCGAATATATTGACCTAGCTTCTGCAATTACAGATTTTAAAATGCAGGAATACGTATACCAAGCAGCTTTAAAAATGGGAAACAGTATCTTAAGTCCTTCGTTTATTGATTTTATGAAATAGTTTAAACTTTGCTAATCTCACTAAAAAGGAGTGATATCATGAAGCCGTTATTAGAAATTCAAACTGTGCCTATTTCCATTGAATTTAAAGTAACACCGGCCATTCGACAAAAAACAGAAGCAACAGCAGAATTGGAAATAACTAGAGAAAAAAATGGACTTCGGATTAAAAGTCATCCGATCCAACTTAACATAGATACTTTCGAGACACGTAGTTCTCTCTTTGATACACCATTACAAAGTATAACAACATTTGCACAAAAGGGAAAAGAGGCTGCTTATGCAGCGACCGCACGTTTTGCGGAGGAAGGAAATATGTTGTTAGATATTCATCTAAACGAAGACGCCCTAAGTAAAATTGGTGCTTCCAGAATTGCAGAACAAGAAAAAGACTTTAATATTGCATTTCTCCCGAGTGCACCACCGGATATCAATTGGACACCAGGGGATATTCAAATACAATATGAAATGGACAAGCTTAATTTTGAGTGGAAAACAAACCAAGGTAACTTTGAGTTTGTTCCAGCAAATATCGAATTTAATATTACACAGCATCCGCAAGTCATCATCAAATATGTTGGCTCCCCACTCTATATCCCACAAAGTGCAAACCCTGATTACGAACCTCTAGATGTGAAAGCATAGGTGCAGCAATGAAAATAAATACCAAATATTTTGGAGAAGTAGAAATTAATTCAAAAGAAGTTCTTTCATTTTCGAAAGGACTTTTTGGATTTGAGTCAGAAAAGGAATTTGTTTTAATGCATTTTGATGAAGAGGATTCTATTTATTGCCTACAAAGCTTAATCGAACCGTCTCTCGCCTTTATTGTGCTAAATCCTTTTAACTTATTCCCACAGTACAAGCCACAACTTTCTGACTCTGAATTGAAAAGCTTAAGCGTGTCTTCAAGTACCGATCTATTCTACTATGTGATCACTGTTCTACGTGAACCGTTCCATGAGTCCACTGTAAACTTAAAATGCCCAATTGCGGTTAACTTAGAGACAAAAAAAGCACGGCAAATCATCTTAGAAAATGAAAATTATTCTATGCGTGAAACATTCATTTCCAAAGAAGAAAAGGAGGGATTGTCTTGCTCATATTAACAAGAAAGATAAATCAATCTTTTCTGATAAGTGAAGATATCGAAGTTACTGTGACAGAAATCAGCGGCGATAAAGTCAGAATTGCTATCGATGCTCCAAAAGAGGTTAAAATTCTTAGAAAAGAGCTTATAGAAGCTACCTCCGCAAACAGAGAAGCTTTGGAAGGTTCAAATTTAGAGGTTTCACAGATAAAATCGATTCTACGCAAAGAGTATAAATGACACAGTAAAAAAGCTCTAATATCTGTAAAAAAGCATGTGGATTTTGACTACTTCACATGCTCTGGGGCATAATTTAGAAAGTATACATAAATATCAACTACAGCACGGTATAACTCTTCAGGGATCTCCGTTCCTAACTCTAGTTGTGATAAAACCGTACTCAAAGAGCTGTCTTCAAAAACAGGTACATTATTTTCATTTGCAATTTCAACTATTTTTTCAGCCATGTGACCAAGTCCGGAAGCAACCACGACTGGTGTAGCCTCGTCCTCTTGATATTTTAGAGCTACAGCTCTTCTCGGCAAATCTTTACTATACAGTGACATTAATTTCATTTCTCCCTTCATAAAGCTTTGGAAATACCTCGGAAATACTCTTAGGTGCTATACATTTTCCTAAAACAAAACTTCGAAAAGATATTTGGTTTCGAGCTATAATTTCGGATATCCCTTGGGATATTTCTTTCTCTTTTTGTTCAAGAACTTCCGGATAATATAATTCTAGGTCTAGCTTTCCATCCTGTGAAAATAATATCATCTCAAAATAGCCTAGGTCACGAATATCAAATTTCACCAGCATTTTGACGGCTCGTCCTCCACTCTCTCCTTTTCCATTTTTATCATCTGGATCAATCCAAACTTCGGAAAAAAACTGCCGCCCATTCACCTCTGCCGGTATTGTCATATGTACAAGAGGCATATATACGCTCTCATTTAATAAAAGAGAAGAAAGCATATTTTCAAAAATCCCTTTGCTTTCAATTCCAGCCATCCCATTTGCACCTTTTGAAATGGTTTCTGCTAAATGATCCAGCAGCATTGTATTTTCATTTTCGGTATCTGCACTCATCAAACGATTTTTTAATGCCTCTAAATCTACTCCTGGCAATTTTCGGCTAATCTCACGAAACCCCATTAAACTTAAAAATGACTGTAAAAAAGCATCCTCTTCTCCGCATTCATATCGCGCAATATTTAGAGTCAATATTCCCATAATATCTCGTGCCATTCCAAAGTCTTTTGTGCTGCTTACATAATTGGCCAGAAAAGGAAGTATCTCATTTTTTAATACAGTTAAATTGCTCCTGTTTTGTCCATTTGGATGCAGCTCTAATTTTCCAATCATACTATTTAATTGAGACCCTCTAGATTGCGGCATACTCATAGCGATGTTTTTTAAATTTGAAGTCATATTTTTAAGAATATGATTTCCAGAAGACATGCTGTCATAGCGGCGTAAAAAATCTAAAACAGCACTTTTCAATTCAGATGAACCACTTTCTTTAACCGTTTGACGAAGTAAATCGAAAAATGGCCCAGAGAATTTAATTGCATAGTTTTTTTGGTTTTGAAAAAATTGAAGCAGCTCCTGATCTGTCATTTTTAATAGATTCATGTACTGTGCAAGTTCTTCCGTAAATTCAGAGCTTAGCCCAGCATTTACTTGACTTCCAAGCTTCGAAAAGAACATTTCACCGTAAGTCTCCGTTAAGCTTCCTAAATTTCGAACCGCCTGCATAAATTTATCAAAATTGGAACCCATATTTTTTGCATATTGATTTGGCTGCCGGTCTGCATTCACATTCTGATCCTGCGTTTTTGAGACTCTGGATGGGTTCGCCACATTATATAATTGCTCCTGCTGCGGGTTTTGATGAGTTTTTACTCGGCTCGTATTGTCACTGCTGGTTACAGGTGTGTCAACTCTTAAAAGATCCACCATTGTACTCACTCCTTCTTACTTTTGCAGATTTTTTTCTCGAATTCTATATACCAATGCTAAAATTTCGGCCACTGCACCATAATACTCCAAAGGAATTTCCTGATCAAGTGACGATGCAGCATAAATAGCACGAGTTAATTCCCTATTTTCAATTACATATACACCATTCTGCTCAGCCACATATACGATACGAAGTGCCAGTTCATCCTGGCCCTTTGCAACTACATACGGTGCAGCATCTTTTTTAATATCATATTTCAATGCGACTGCATAATGCGTCGGGTTACGAATGATTACATCCGCATCAGGAACAGATTGCATCATACGAGACATTGCCATTTTCCGCTGCAATTCTTTAATTTTACCTTTAACCTTAGGGTCACCCTCCATTTGCTTATATTCTTCTTTCACTTCTTGTTTTGTCATACGAATCTGCCGTTCATAATCCCATCTTTGATACAAAAAGTCAAATCCAGCAATAAAGACAAAAACGATGCACACCATATATACCATGCTCATAACCGAATTTAAAACGTAAGAAACAGAAGCCTCAATTCCCAAAAACAAGGTTTTAATTAGATCACCAGCACGATCTCTAAAAAACATATATAAGATG
Proteins encoded in this window:
- a CDS encoding DUF6470 family protein encodes the protein MKPLLEIQTVPISIEFKVTPAIRQKTEATAELEITREKNGLRIKSHPIQLNIDTFETRSSLFDTPLQSITTFAQKGKEAAYAATARFAEEGNMLLDIHLNEDALSKIGASRIAEQEKDFNIAFLPSAPPDINWTPGDIQIQYEMDKLNFEWKTNQGNFEFVPANIEFNITQHPQVIIKYVGSPLYIPQSANPDYEPLDVKA
- the flhB gene encoding flagellar biosynthesis protein FlhB; this encodes MDNGSKTEKATPKKRRDERKKGNIFSSKDIGTVLSLAMVFFTIKAMFPIIYKKVAGCIYHYINGVYEIQTLSLTISREILIDAMMNIAVIMVPIFSVSILAAVIGVGAQTRFLFSKDSLKPKFNRLNPLEGIKKIVSLKSFIEVLKGLIKITIIGYILYMFFRDRAGDLIKTLFLGIEASVSYVLNSVMSMVYMVCIVFVFIAGFDFLYQRWDYERQIRMTKQEVKEEYKQMEGDPKVKGKIKELQRKMAMSRMMQSVPDADVIIRNPTHYAVALKYDIKKDAAPYVVAKGQDELALRIVYVAEQNGVYVIENRELTRAIYAASSLDQEIPLEYYGAVAEILALVYRIREKNLQK
- a CDS encoding EscU/YscU/HrcU family type III secretion system export apparatus switch protein; this encodes MSLYSKDLPRRAVALKYQEDEATPVVVASGLGHMAEKIVEIANENNVPVFEDSSLSTVLSQLELGTEIPEELYRAVVDIYVYFLNYAPEHVK
- the fliW gene encoding flagellar assembly protein FliW — translated: MKINTKYFGEVEINSKEVLSFSKGLFGFESEKEFVLMHFDEEDSIYCLQSLIEPSLAFIVLNPFNLFPQYKPQLSDSELKSLSVSSSTDLFYYVITVLREPFHESTVNLKCPIAVNLETKKARQIILENENYSMRETFISKEEKEGLSCSY
- the csrA gene encoding carbon storage regulator CsrA, producing the protein MLILTRKINQSFLISEDIEVTVTEISGDKVRIAIDAPKEVKILRKELIEATSANREALEGSNLEVSQIKSILRKEYK